Genomic window (Ailuropoda melanoleuca isolate Jingjing chromosome 7, ASM200744v2, whole genome shotgun sequence):
CTTGTTCCCCTGAGGTGTCTCCCTCACAGTTTAGATGGGAAGTCTGGGAAACATTACCTCCTGTGACTGGACAATGGCTACCTGTCTGTGGGGGGTGGTTGGGAAACAGTCATGGCGGGGCAGGGTAGCAGTCATCCCTgcagcagaggaggctggggcGATGCATGTCCCACTCTGCCAGCCCCTACCTCTCAGCTGGGTGCAGGCTGGCTGTTGGCATAGGCCTGGTCTGGGAAGGAAGCCCGCGCTCTGCGGGTCTGGGCACACACTGAGGCGTAGAGCTCCGGCTCGGGGCCTGAGGCCTGGGGCTTTGGCTCAGAATCCAGCACCACCTCTGAGTACTTGATGGGGGTTCCGGGGCTGGGGATGTGGCCCTGAGAAGGCCGCAAATGCAGGCTGGTATAGCACATCATTTTCTCTGCAGCCTGGAGATTCAAGGCTGTTAGAAGTTCACTGGACCCTTGGAAAAacccccacttccttccctcccctcttcctcagccACAGCTGACTCACCGTGCCGGGGCCTCTAGGAGTTGGGTCTTGCTGGTCTGGCCCTGGTTCTTGAGATAGCCGACCTGAGATAGGGAACAGTAGTAATCTGGTCACTTCTTGTTCTTCCTCCTGCAATCCCTCATCCCACCCAACCAGGATGTGCGTGGCCTCggtgcccctcccctctgccagctTCCTACCAGTCTGAAGATAAGGCAGGTTCCCATATAGGGGGACCTCTTCCACAGATCCTCCAGAGCTGCAAGACAGAGATTAGGGGATGAGGGGACTTCTTCATAAGGGGGAACTCTTGATCACTTATCTCCGTTGCCCCTACTCACCGTCCCTGTCCCAGATGGCTCCCGCTCCGGCCACTAGTCCATCGGAACAAGTGCGCAGCCAGTGAGATGAGAAGCAGCAGCATCACAGCCCCTAAGAGGGCCCACAATCCCCAGGCCTGGGTCACGGTGGGGATTCCTGTGGATGCCAGGGGATGGAGGGTGTTACTACCCAGCCCAACCCTCCAGGTCCTAGCAGGTGGGACACGGAGCCATGtgacccctccccctgcccctgccccgcccagCTCACCGGGTGCTAGCGGTTCTGTGCAGTTGTCACCTCTGCTCATGACTGCTGACCTGGGAGCTGAGTCTGCAAGCCCTGCGCTGAGGGGTCAGCCTGGTTTATGGCCTGATAGCTGCTGCAGGCCCCTTTACTCTcacccctccctgggcctggcccccaCAGCTCAGCATCCCCAATACTGCTGGTGGCAGAGTCACTGGTTTccggggaggaagggggaggggagggatgagtGAAAGAACAAAGACACCGCCCTGTGCCTGCACCTGCGCCACCCAGCATCTCCCAAGCTTCCGTCCCCACCCCTCATGGCCCTATACCTTCTTtggccagagaagagagaagcaggcctgaGATTATTGTGACACTGTGCAGGTGAACCTGGGAAGACTCCCAGAGACAAAGTAGCATGAGGCAGGACCAACAAGACAAGGAAGCCAGGCCTCAGGACAGAGATCCCCTTCTGCCACAGGGTGTCTGCCTTTTCTCTCCAACTCTGAGACCCACGAGAAAGAATGTATTCCTCATTGAGCATGCTACAAAGAGGAATGAGACAGGGAGGCTTCCTGGTACCTACGATCCCACCACACCCTGAGGCTGACTGTAGGGAATAAGATGACCATTGTCATTCTTATTATTCCTGGTATAATAGTTTAGGGGATAGTGGAAACTTAGATTTCCCCACCAACCCCCGCCCCGACCCACTTCATCCAAACTGTCCCTAAGGACTGTCAATCTCAAAAGTTAGttgaattaggggcgcctgggtggcgcagtcgttaagcgtctgccttcaactcagggcgtgatcctggcattctggaatctagccccacgtcaggctcctccgctgggagcctgcttcctcctctcccactccccctcttgtgttccctctctcactggctctctctctctctgtcaaataaataaataaaatcttttttaaaaaaaagttgaattaaaGAAACCTCTACACCCGCACATCCTGGGAAACTGAGCCATGTCTTCGCACTTGCTCACCTCGGGGAGTGGAGTACCTGCCCTGCCCAGACACACCCAACCCACAGGGGCTGCTTCTGATGTGGAAGAAGGATTTCAAGTTCCTTAGACCAGAGGTCAGTGATATGTCTGGCAATAGTGGGCCCAAATTCCCTAAAGGCAACAATCAGTTGAGGACCATTTATCATATTATACCTGGCCTGAACCACTTGTTTACGTTGACTGTGCCAATTGGCTTAGGGTCAAGGTTTGGGCTACACTGCTCTGCAACCAGGCTGCCTCTAGATAGTCAGCTAGACTACGGTAACTCCCGTGAGTGtggctctctcctccctgccctgtcccctccacTTCTGGAAGAACAAGAAGATACAccctagttcattcatttatttagcacaCATATACCTCATTCGAGTCACCTGTGCCAATTGAGCatttatgtgccaggctctggagaTAAAGATGTGAGTGGGAAATGGCTTCTTTCCTCAAAGGGCTCTTGATCTAATTAGGAAGATGACCCTATGTATCCCAGACAATTAAAAGGCAGCATGAAACACAGGGAAAGTCTCCAGGTCTGCCTGAGGTCCTGGCGGTGAAAGGAAGGGCTCAGGGGTGGGGTTTGATATGAGGTAACTGATAGGGACACAGAAACGTGTTAGAAT
Coding sequences:
- the SIT1 gene encoding signaling threshold-regulating transmembrane adapter 1; the encoded protein is MSRGDNCTEPLAPGIPTVTQAWGLWALLGAVMLLLLISLAAHLFRWTSGRSGSHLGQGRSGGSVEEVPLYGNLPYLQTGRLSQEPGPDQQDPTPRGPGTAAEKMMCYTSLHLRPSQGHIPSPGTPIKYSEVVLDSEPKPQASGPEPELYASVCAQTRRARASFPDQAYANSQPAPS